The Bradyrhizobium sp. B097 genome contains the following window.
CGGCGTCAGCCTCCACCCCATGCATGGCAGGAGCTACGAGGCGCTGCGCCAGAACGCCGACATCGCGATGTACCGCGTCAAGAACAACGGCAAGGGCGCGACCGCGTTCTTCGACAACAGCATGGAGCGCGAGGCGCTGGCGCGGATGAAGATCGAGCAGTCGTTGCGGCTGGCGATCCTGGAAAAGCGCTTCTGCTGCGCATTCCAGCCCAAGGTCGATATCCGCACCCAGGAGATCAAGGGCATCGAGGCGCTGGTGCGGCTGCGCGACGACGAGGGCGTGATCCAGGCGCCGGGCACCTTCATCAACCTCGCCGTGGAGCTCGGCCTGATCGACGAGCTGACGTTTCTGGTGCTGGCGGAGATCGTCAAGTCAATCGACCTGATCAACGACACGTTCGGCCCCACGGCGACGATCAGCATCAATGTCGCCGCCAAGCAGGCTGGCAACGTCGAATTCATGCGCCGCTTCGCACGCGCGATCGAGGAGACCGGCTTCCCGAAACGCTTCATGATCGAGGTGACCGAGGACGCGTTCGTGACCCGGTCGCATTTCCAGGACCAGATCCTGCCGATCCTGCGCGGCATCGGCGTCGGCATCTCGATCGACGATTTCGGCATCGGCTATTCGTCGCTGTCGGCGCTCGCCGACATCACCGCCGACGAGATCAAGATCGACCGCTCCTTCATCACCGACATCCATCAACGGCCGCGCAGCCAGGGCATCCTGCGCGCGATCGAATCGCTGAGCGAAGCGCTTGGCATGACCGTGATCGCCGAGGGCATCGAATCCTATGAGGAGCTCACCTATCTGCAGGCGGCGACCAAGATCCGCTACGCCCAGGGCTATTACTTCGCCAGGCCGATTTTCCTCGAGGACCTGAAGCCGGCGACCCCGGTCGCCAGCGAGGCGCGCGCCAGCATGGCGGCACGCACGGCCCAGGAAGGTCGCCAGAGCTACTCGCGCGCCAGCGGTTTCAGGCGGTAAGGCAGATCAGAGGGCAATCGCGACGGGACTGCACCCTCTCCCGCTTGCGCAGGGCTATCGTATATTGCGCTCATAGAACGAGACCGATAACCGGATGCGATAGCTTGTCCCAGGGGCGCGCTGCCAAAATATCGAAAACAACCCCATGCAAAGGTGCCGGCAGCCGCCGGCCTTCGACACGGCAACTTGACACGTCGGGCAAATCAGCGGCATTATTCTATTATTCAGAAATCGTGCAGGCGACCGGTACGCTGCGGCTTGTCGGCTCCAGCACTCCGTCTCTGGAATACTGGATCACCCGTGTGCGCGGGTGATGACAGCGCGTGATGTGGGGCGCCTTGAATCGCGAACCCATCCTCATCGTCGTCCTGGCGAAAGCCAGGACCCATTACCCCGAATGAGAATTGCTGCGCGACGCTGGGGCAGCGTTCCCGTTAACAAGCAAATACGGTGGTTATGGGTCCTGGCTTTCGCCAGGACGACGATCGTATGTGTCACCCCGCACTGTCATCGCCCGGTCCATGCGCAATTGCGCACAGGCCGGGCGATGACGGCGGGGGACGAGGATATAGCCCCATAGACTCTTATGCGATTGCCCTACCCGCAAGCGGACGAGGTAGGATAGCGAGACAGCTGCGGACGCAGCTACTTCTCCAGCACCGGGAGCGGAGGCACGCTGTCATTGGCGGAGCCGGCCTGCATCGTGATCAGCGTCATCGAGACCAGGTCGTAATAGCCCATGATGCCGATGATATCCATGATGCCGCGCTCGCCGAATTTCTCCTGCGCCGCCTTGTAGACCGCGTCGCTGACCTTCCTGTCGCGATAAAGCGCAATGCCGAGATCGTAGAGCGCGGCCTCGTCGTCCTTCATGCCGTCGGGCCGCGTGCCCTTGGCAATGGCGTCTGCGATCTTCGGATCGAGCCCGCCCTTCATCGCCAGCGGATAGTGCGCGGACCATTCGTATTGCGCGGTCCAGTGCCGCGCCGTGATCAGGATCGCCATTTCGCTCAGCCGCGCCGGCAGCGAGGTGTTCCAGCGCAGATAGTCCGACAGGTTCGACAGCTTCGGCGCCAGATCGGGGTTGCGGATATAGGCGCGGTAGGGCGGCACAGTGAACTTGGCGTTGCGCGGCGGCGCGCTGATCAGGTCTGCCCAAGACTTTTGCGGTGGTGACAGTT
Protein-coding sequences here:
- a CDS encoding EAL domain-containing protein produces the protein MHSFTKNDFQAGTVETGQDDISSNELRILRDLLQLLPAGVTVQDEQGQFILVNEAAASQLQLAASASQPSPVDERHAANLDLLRSGRPVVLEEVLACGAAKYVFLTAHRPVQIAGRNLLISTSTDISEQKAFEDQLFRSAYYDELTGLPTRRVIEHRVNGLIRDSAQSHFALAFLDVDNFKHINDYYGHAIGDALLVELSKRLGHALRETDILSRISGDEFLLLLNPISGNDEVAEFIHVMQERLKAPFFIEDSEIFASTSIGVSLHPMHGRSYEALRQNADIAMYRVKNNGKGATAFFDNSMEREALARMKIEQSLRLAILEKRFCCAFQPKVDIRTQEIKGIEALVRLRDDEGVIQAPGTFINLAVELGLIDELTFLVLAEIVKSIDLINDTFGPTATISINVAAKQAGNVEFMRRFARAIEETGFPKRFMIEVTEDAFVTRSHFQDQILPILRGIGVGISIDDFGIGYSSLSALADITADEIKIDRSFITDIHQRPRSQGILRAIESLSEALGMTVIAEGIESYEELTYLQAATKIRYAQGYYFARPIFLEDLKPATPVASEARASMAARTAQEGRQSYSRASGFRR
- a CDS encoding carboxymuconolactone decarboxylase — protein: MRKLLGAGVLAVLALTAQAAVRAEDAVRFAPLKAEELSPPQKSWADLISAPPRNAKFTVPPYRAYIRNPDLAPKLSNLSDYLRWNTSLPARLSEMAILITARHWTAQYEWSAHYPLAMKGGLDPKIADAIAKGTRPDGMKDDEAALYDLGIALYRDRKVSDAVYKAAQEKFGERGIMDIIGIMGYYDLVSMTLITMQAGSANDSVPPLPVLEK